From Scomber scombrus chromosome 6, fScoSco1.1, whole genome shotgun sequence, the proteins below share one genomic window:
- the LOC133982536 gene encoding NAD(P)H dehydrogenase [quinone] 1-like has product LAAKKVLIVYAHQSACSFSAAAKDAAMEALTAQGCTVEVSDLYALKFKATATAEDIIGEIKNAEHFRYAEETKLAWEAGKLSADITEEQRKLTEADLIIFQFPMYWFTVPAIMKGWFDRVLTLGFAYSQEKRYTEGIFKDKKAMLSFTTGSHESMFSANGINGDMNVTLWPLQNGIMHYCGFQVLAPQIFWAPSHIPTEARSTVLKAWRTRLQGLLGEKPLSFTPMDCFDREKGFQLKPEVHEKHAGKEFGLTVGIHLGKALPPNNQMKAGV; this is encoded by the exons TTGGCAGCAAAGAAAGTGTTGATCGTGTATGCCCATCAAAGTGCCTGCTCATTCAGTGCAGCAGCTAAAGATGCTGCAATGGAGGCTTTAACTGCTCAGGGCTGCACAGTGGAAGTTTCTGACCTTTACGCTTTGAAGTTTAAAGCCACAGCTACTGCGGAGGACATTATTG gagaaattaaaaatgctgaaCACTTCCGTTATGCGGAAGAGACAAAATTGGCATGGGAGGCAGGGAAACTCTCTGCTGACATCACTGAAGAGCAACGTAAACTCACTGAGGCAGACTTGATCATCTTTCAG TTCCCCATGTACTGGTTCACTGTTCCTGCAATTATGAAGGGCTGGTTTGACCGTGTGCTCACACTGGGCTTTGCCTATTCACAAGAGAAGCGATACACAGAGGGCATCTTCAAG GACAAGAAAGCCATGTTGTCCTTCACCACTGGATCTCATGAGTCAATGTTCAGTGCTAATGGCATTAATGGAGACATGAATGTGACACTATGGCCACTCCAG AACGGCATCATGCACTATTGTGGCTTCCAGGTTCTTGCCCCTCAGATCTTCTGGGCTCCGTCTCACATTCCCACTGAGGCCCGCAGCACCGTGCTGAAGGCCTGGCGTACACGACTACAAGGCCTCCTGGGAGAAAAACCACTTTCTTTCACTCCCATGGACTGCTTTGATAGGGAGAAGGGTTTCCAGCTGAAGCCTGAGGTCCATGAGAAACATGCCGGCAAAGAGTTTGGGCTGACCGTGGGGATCCACCTGGGCAAAGCACTGCCACCAAACAACCAGATGAAGGCTGGAGTCTGA